Proteins encoded within one genomic window of Brassica rapa cultivar Chiifu-401-42 chromosome A09, CAAS_Brap_v3.01, whole genome shotgun sequence:
- the LOC103843061 gene encoding uncharacterized protein LOC103843061, with protein MSSQRRQRRQAQRKRARERHRSMQTWRKQQPSFLCPVMSQKKSTCYVRQLEFHLKLHNRMPQDQHLSIQDFINRIPKEYLGADGELIVDSSRVLPILVEKGILLERDCPLTERIDDTVSEETKDCTRYYAKKVNKHMLHPGGNRMETLKKYELFHADLIEKLKGGVVSVGVSVYPSYSKLKHKQIYYPTKDELAGKTEHYAHVMVCTAHDYDNMKRLVYEFQESAGAEVCDEGYVRIYADQVNYFVEMEVEMDD; from the exons ATGAGCTCCCAACGAAGACAACGGAGACAGGCTCAGCGAAAGCGGGCTAGGGAACGCCATCGCAG TATGCAAACTTGGAGAAAGCAGCAGCCTTCTTTTCTCTGCCCTGTGATGTCTCAGAAGAAATCAACATGTTATGTAAGGCAATTAGAGTTTCACCTGAAGCTTCACAATCGAATGCCACAGGATCAACATCTGTCTATCCAAGACTTCATCAATCGCATTCCCAAGGAGTATCTAGGTGCTGATGGGGAACTTATAGTAGACTCCTCTCGTGTTCTTCCTATCCTTGTAGAGAAAGGTATCCTCCTTGAGAGGGATTGTCCCTTGACCGAACGCATAGATGATACCGTGTCTGAAGAGACT AAGGATTGTACTAGGTACTATGCTAAGAAAGTTAACAAACACATGTTGCATCCTGGCGGAAATAGAATGGAGACTCTAAAGAAGTATGAATTATTTCATGCCGACCTTATTGAAAAGTTGAAGGGTGGAGTTGTTTCTGTTGGCGTATCTGTTTATCCAAGCTACTCCAAACTGAAACATAAG CAAATTTATTATCCCACTAAGGATGAATTGGCTGGCAAGACtgaacattatgcacatgtaatgGTGTGCACTGCTCATGACTATGATAATATGAAGCGTTTGGTTTATGAGTTCCAAGAATCAGCTGGTGCAGAGGTTTGTGATGAAGGCTACGTAAGGATTTATGCTGATCAGGTTAATTATTTTGTTGAGATGGAGGTTGAGATGGACGACTGA
- the LOC103843064 gene encoding AP2/ERF and B3 domain-containing transcription factor RAV1: protein MEVSSVDESTTSTCSIYETPAITPAKTSVNLHRMGSGSSVVLDAENGAEAESRKLPSSKYKGVVPQPNGRWGAQIYEKHQRVWLGTFNEEDEAARSYDVAVHRFRGRDAVTNFKDARLDDGEVEFLNTHSKSEIVDMLRKHTYSEELEQSKRRRNGSGNAVRSTTQNDGVSTTEFRSAVSLFEKAVTPSDVGKLNRLVIPKHHAEKYFPLPPSSNVSVKGVLLNFEDVAGKVWRFRYSYWNSSQSYVLTKGWSRFVKEKNLRAGDVVSFSRSDGQDQQLYIGWKSRSGSDVETGRVLRLFGVNISPAGSRNDVVGNKRVVNDTEMLSLVCSKKQRIFHAL from the coding sequence ATGGAAGTGAGTAGCGTAGACGAGAGTACGACGAGTACATGTTCTATCTACGAAACTCCGGCGATAACTCCGGCCAAGACGTCGGTGAATCTGCACAGGATGGGAAGCGGATCTAGCGTGGTGCTAGATGCTGAGAACGGAGCTGAGGCGGAGTCGAGGAAGCTTCCGTCGTCCAAGTACAAAGGCGTCGTCCCTCAGCCGAACGGGCGGTGGGGAGCTCAGATTTACGAGAAGCACCAGCGCGTGTGGCTCGGGACTTTCAACGAGGAGGACGAGGCGGCCCGTTCTTACGACGTGGCGGTTCACCGGTTCCGAGGCCGAGACGCCGTCACGAACTTCAAAGACGCGAGGCTCGACGACGGAGAGGTCGAGTTCTTGAACACACATTCCAAATCTGAGATCGTTGATATGCTGAGAAAGCATACGTATAGCGAGGAGCTCGAGCAGAGCAAACGGCGACGTAACGGTAGTGGAAACGCGGTTAGGTCTACGACGCAAAACGACGGCGTTTCGACGACGGAGTTTAGATCGGCGGTGTCTTTGTTTGAGAAAGCGGTTACGCCTAGCGACGTTGGGAAGTTAAACCGTCTAGTGATACCGAAACACCACGCGGAGAAATATTTTCCGTTGCCGCCGTCGAGTAACGTTTCCGTTAAAGGGGTGTTGTTGAACTTCGAGGACGTGGCGGGGAAAGTGTGGAGGTTCCGTTACTCGTATTGGAACAGTAGTCAAAGCTATGTTCTGACCAAAGGTTGGAGCCGGTTCGTTAAGGAGAAGAATCTACGTGCTGGTGATGTGGTTAGTTTCAGTAGATCCGATGGCCAGGATCAACAGCTATACATTGGGTGGAAGTCTAGATCCGGGTCGGATGTGGAAACGGGTCGGGTTTTGAGACTGTTCGGAGTCAACATTTCACCGGCGGGTTCAAGAAACGACGTGGTAGGGAACAAGAGAGTGGTGAACGATACTGAGATGTTATCGTTGGTCTGTAGTAAGAAGCAACGCATCTTTCACGCCTTGTAA
- the LOC103843063 gene encoding methionine aminopeptidase 1B, chloroplastic, translating to MASTVFLSTISSPPLSSSFTGDYVASSRCFIGAPVASSSSPSLLYGKKNSYPLRKFHVSAKKVSGLEEAIRIRRMREAEATSKVKRTPPLRRGRVSPRLLVPDHIPKPPYAESNVLPDISPDFQIPSPEGLVKMRAACELAARVLNFAGTLVKPSVTTNEIDKAVHDMIVEAGAYPSPLGYGGFPKSVCTSVNECMCHGIPDSRQLQSGDIINIDVTVYLDGYHGDTSKTFFCGDVDEGFKRLVKVTEECLEKGIAVCKDGASFKKIGKRISEHAEKYGYNVVERFVGHGVGPVFHSEPLIYHYRNDEPGHMVEGQTFTIEPILTIGTTECVTWPDNWTTLTADGGVAAQFEHTILITRTGSEILTIC from the exons ATGGCGTCTACAGTATTCCTATCCACTATCTCCTCTCCTCcgctctcttcttctttcactGGCGACTACGTAGCGTCGTCGAGGTGCTTCATCGGAGCTCCCGTCGCTTCCTCCTCTTCTCCATCGCTGCTCTACG GTAAGAAGAACTCATATCCTCTTAGAAAGTTCCATGTCTCTGCCAAGAAAGTATCTGGATTGGAAGAAGCCATTAGAATCAGAAG gATGAGAGAAGCTGAAGCTACTTCAAAGGTTAAGAGAACCCCACCGTTAAGACGAGGGAGAGTCTCACCTCGTCTTCTCGTCCCTGACCACATACCAAAGCCTCCTTACGCTGAGTCTAACGTGTTACCTGATATCTCACCTGACTTCCAGATTCCTTCCCCTGAAGGCCTTGTCAAAATGAGAGCTGCTTGCGAGCTAGCTGCTCGGGTTCTAAACTTTGCAGGGACTTTGGTTAAA CCATCTGTTACGACTAATGAAATAGACAAAGCGGTGCATGATATGATTGTTGAAGCTGGTGCTTATCCTTCACCTCTTGGGTATGGTGGTTTCCCTAAGAGTGTGTGTACTTCGGTTAACGAGTGTATGTGTCATGGGATACCGGATTCTCGCCAGCTCCAG AGTGGGGATATAATTAACATTGATGTTACGGTTTACTTGGAT GGTTACCATGGTGATACATCGAAAACTTTCTTCTGTGGAGACGTTGACGAAGGTTTTAAACGACTTGTGAag GTTACGGAGGAATGCTTGGAGAAAGGTATAGCCGTGTGTAAAGATGGAGCAAGCTTCAAGAAAATAGGCAAGAGAATCAG TGAGCACGCAGAGAAGTACGGCTACAACGTCGTGGAGCGGTTTGTTGGGCATGGTGTTGGACCAGTGTTTCACTCTGAACCTCTCATTTATCATTACC GAAATGATGAGCCTGGACATATGGTTGAGGGACAAACTTTCACAATTG AACCGATTCTAACGATTGGAACCACGGAATGTGTAACATGGCCAGACAACTGGACTACTCTAACAGCTGATGGTGGTGTAGCAGCACAGTTTGAGCATACAATTCTGATTACTAGAACTGGTTCAGAGATTCTTACCATATGCTGA